In Schistocerca serialis cubense isolate TAMUIC-IGC-003099 chromosome 3, iqSchSeri2.2, whole genome shotgun sequence, the following proteins share a genomic window:
- the LOC126470964 gene encoding tigger transposable element-derived protein 6-like, giving the protein MQNFGGKTTCTNQKAWITSSLFSEWLLLLDKEISIKNKKIALQLGNCSVHDKMPALKNVELCFFSANCNSIVWPLDMGIIKNLKTKYHSCLVQHFQCEAGCSWNSIQTNVIVNCWKNVRIPESEDVDENVVVDEIMQDDIQSDLEIYSAVPDKAINASVVEYLSVDDEALVFEEYTNESINKELKGNSSVEDSDDDSDAISVNLPPLMELISQLETIQQVASSIPSVSAQQLIVLEEINNIHKRIFNKKETKENK; this is encoded by the exons ATGCAGAATTTTGGAGGAAAAACAACATGT ACAAATCAAAAAGCATGGATAACGTCTAGTCTCTTTAGTGAGTGGTTGCTTTTGCTGGATAAAGAGATTTCGATAAAGAATAAGAAAATTGCATTGCAGTTGGGTAATTGTAGTGTGCATGACAAGATGCCAGCATTGAAGAATGTTGAACTATGCTTCTTCTCTGCAAACTGTAATTCAATTGTTTGGCCACTAGATATGGGGATAATTAAGAACCTTAAGACAAAATACCATTCATGTTTAGTTCAACAC TTTCAATGTGAAGCAGGCTGTTCCTGGAACAGTATACAGACAAATGTGATTGTGAACTGCTGGAAAAATGTAAGAATTCCTGAAAGTGAAGATGTTGATGAGAATGTTGTGGTGGATGAAATAATGCAGGATGATATTCAAAGTGATCTGGAGATTTACTCAGCAGTTCCTGATAAAGCCATAAATGCTTCAGTAGTTGAATACTTGTCAGTGGATGATGAGGCATTGGTGTTTGAAGAATATACCAATGAATCTATCAACAAGGAGTTAAAGGGTAATTCATCTGTTGAAGATTCTGATGATGACAGTGATGCAATAAGTGTGAATCTCCCTCCTCTGATGGAGCTAATAAGTCAGTTGGAAACCATTCAGCAAGTAGCATCTTCAATCCCCAGTGTTTCAGCACAGCAATTGATTGTGTTAGAGGAGATAAACAATATTCACAAGAGAATctttaataaaaaagaaacaaaggaaaataagtgA